A genomic segment from Labrus bergylta chromosome 3, fLabBer1.1, whole genome shotgun sequence encodes:
- the caprin1a gene encoding caprin-1a isoform X1, whose product MPSATVGNSAVQSATPDLGNGSQCETMKQVLAVMDKKVRNMEKKKSKLDDYQAKKNNGESLNQDQLEALSKYQEIMYNLDFARELQKNFLALGQEVQKAVKKTARREQLQREEMEQRRLKTVLELQFLLDQLGDDSVRQELKRPDATGSPLLTDADLTSLDEFYKLVGPDRNYDVRFVSGCLSFSVPQMSFRVLTDQYEEASLHLWELLEGRDKAVAGTTYKSLKDTLDKVLLSAYFDRAQTHQNGTCVKEEENEEQTVVAESKSEMQPSEPEGPASEKFTEPVEVETTEFINRQFIPETTYSSTNQDQVEEWTAEAQMVNSLQHQAPSPVAAEPTVTVNHVAPAPVCDPVVRKQVVQDLMAQMQGTYNFMQDSVLEFDGQALDPAIVSAQPMKPGQTVDMQQMGCPPTLSESRLPQTSTVSGPQESSQASMSLSSEQSPAPCPLSSAFPPVSKPSHTGGINVNAAPFQSVQAVFNMNAPVPPATDGQAEPLKQPSQFPGNYGPGFSSQSESSVEQPDIPQETLQSVVGGFQPQDQVLPLAGGHEESSPGAGFGQSGQSFYNSRAAPRGGQRNSRGMMNGYRGSSNGFRGGYEAYRPPFSNAPNSGYGQTQFNTSRDYSNNTYQREGYQQNYKRGAAQGPRGLSRGNAQAMRS is encoded by the exons ATGCCTTCAGCAACGGTTGGCAACAGTGCTGTCCAGTCTGCCACTCCAGACCTGGGAAATGGAAGTCAATGTGAGACCATGAAGCAGGTTCTTGCTGTGATGGACAAGAAGGTTCGCAACATGGAAAAGAAGAAG TCTAAACTGGATGACTACCAGGCGAAGAAGAACAATGGAGAAAGTCTGAATCAAGATCAGTTG GAGGCTTTGTCAAAGTACCAAGAGATCATGTACAACCTTGACTTTGCTCGAGAATTGCAGAAGAACTTCCTTGCATTGGGCCAAGAG GTTCAAAAGGCAGTGAAGAAGACTGCAAGACGGGAACAGCTACAGCGGGAGGAGATGGAACAACGGCGACTGAAGACAGTTTTGGAGCTTCAGTTCTTACTGGACCAGTTGGGAGATGATAGTGTCAGACAGGAGCTCAAACGGCCGGATGCCACTGGGTCCCCTCTGCTCACTGACGCTGACCTCACTTCACTTGACGAGTTTTACAAACTGGTTGGACCTGACAGGAACTATGATGTTAGGTTCGTGTCAGGGTGCCTTTCATTTTCAGTGCCGCAAATGTCTTTTCGTGT GTTGACCGACCAGTATGAAGAGGCATCACTGCACTTGTGGGAACTGCTTGAGGGTAGAGACAAGGCTGTTGCAGGGACCACAT ACAAGTCACTGAAGGACACTCTGGACAAAGTACTGCTGAGTGCTTACTTTGACAGAGCACAAACTCATCAGAATGGGACGTGTgtgaaggaagaggagaatgAGGAGCAGACTGTAGTGGCTGAGTCTAAGTCTGAGATGCAGCCATCAGAACCTG aAGGACCAGCCTCTGAAAAATTCACGGAGCCAGTTGAAGTGGAAACTACAGAG TTCATAAACAGACAGTTCATTCCAGAAACCACGTACAGCAGTACAAACCAAGACCAAGTTGAGGAGTGGACAGCAGAGGCTCAG ATGGTAAACTCCCTCCAGCACCAGGCACCTTCACCTGTGGCTGCAGAACCAACTGTTACTGTGAACCATGTCGCTCCAGCTCCGGTCTGTGACCCAGTGGTTAGAAAGCAGGTAGTGCAGGACCTCATGGCCCAGATGCAAGGGACGTACAACTTCATGCAG GACTCCGTGTTGGAGTTTGACGGCCAGGCTCTGGACCCCGCTATTGTGTCTGCCCAGCCGATGAAGCCTGGGCAGACCGTTGACATGCAGCAGATGGGCTGTCCTCCAA CCCTCTCAGAGTCCAGACTTCCTCAAACAAGTACAGTGTCCGGACCACAGGAATCCTCCCAA GCCTCGATGTCTCTATCATCTGAGCAGTCCCCAGCCCCATGTCCCCTGTCCTCTGCCTTCCCACCTGTCTCCAAACCCTCCCATACTGGAGGCATCAATGTCAACGCAGCACCCTTCCAGTCAGTGCAAGCG GTATTTAACATGAATGCACCTGTACCTCCTGCCACTGATGGCCAAGCAGAACCCTTGAAGCAGCCCAGCCAGTTCCCTGGTAACTATGGACCCGGCTTTAGCAGCCAGTCGGAGAGTTCTGTTGAACAGCCGGACATTCCACAGGAGACATTACAGTCAG TCGTCGGTGGCTTTCAGCCCCAAGACCAGGTCCTGCCCTTAGCAGGAGGCCATGAAGAGTCCTCTCCAGGTGCAGGGTTTGGACAGTCGGGACAGTCGTTTTACAACAGCAGAGCAGCGCCCAGGGGGGGACAAAGGAACAGCCGCGGCATGATGAACGGATACAGAGGCTCCTCCAATGGATTTAGAG GGGGGTATGAAGCCTATCGCCCTCCTTTCTCAAACGCTCCTAACAGTGGTTATGGTCAAACCCAGTTCAACACATCCCGAGACTATTCCAATAACACCTACCAACGG GAGGGATATCAGCAAAACTACAAGCGTGGAGCTGCACAAGGACCTCGAGGTTTGTCCAGGGGAAATGCTCAAGCAATGCGATCCTAA
- the caprin1a gene encoding caprin-1a isoform X3 → MPSATVGNSAVQSATPDLGNGSQCETMKQVLAVMDKKVRNMEKKKSKLDDYQAKKNNGESLNQDQLEALSKYQEIMYNLDFARELQKNFLALGQEVQKAVKKTARREQLQREEMEQRRLKTVLELQFLLDQLGDDSVRQELKRPDATGSPLLTDADLTSLDEFYKLVGPDRNYDVRFVSGCLSFSVPQMSFRVLTDQYEEASLHLWELLEGRDKAVAGTTYKSLKDTLDKVLLSAYFDRAQTHQNGTCVKEEENEEQTVVAESKSEMQPSEPEGPASEKFTEPVEVETTEFINRQFIPETTYSSTNQDQVEEWTAEAQMVNSLQHQAPSPVAAEPTVTVNHVAPAPVCDPVVRKQVVQDLMAQMQGTYNFMQDSVLEFDGQALDPAIVSAQPMKPGQTVDMQQMGCPPTLSESRLPQTSTVSGPQESSQVFNMNAPVPPATDGQAEPLKQPSQFPGNYGPGFSSQSESSVEQPDIPQETLQSVVGGFQPQDQVLPLAGGHEESSPGAGFGQSGQSFYNSRAAPRGGQRNSRGMMNGYRGSSNGFRGGYEAYRPPFSNAPNSGYGQTQFNTSRDYSNNTYQREGYQQNYKRGAAQGPRGLSRGNAQAMRS, encoded by the exons ATGCCTTCAGCAACGGTTGGCAACAGTGCTGTCCAGTCTGCCACTCCAGACCTGGGAAATGGAAGTCAATGTGAGACCATGAAGCAGGTTCTTGCTGTGATGGACAAGAAGGTTCGCAACATGGAAAAGAAGAAG TCTAAACTGGATGACTACCAGGCGAAGAAGAACAATGGAGAAAGTCTGAATCAAGATCAGTTG GAGGCTTTGTCAAAGTACCAAGAGATCATGTACAACCTTGACTTTGCTCGAGAATTGCAGAAGAACTTCCTTGCATTGGGCCAAGAG GTTCAAAAGGCAGTGAAGAAGACTGCAAGACGGGAACAGCTACAGCGGGAGGAGATGGAACAACGGCGACTGAAGACAGTTTTGGAGCTTCAGTTCTTACTGGACCAGTTGGGAGATGATAGTGTCAGACAGGAGCTCAAACGGCCGGATGCCACTGGGTCCCCTCTGCTCACTGACGCTGACCTCACTTCACTTGACGAGTTTTACAAACTGGTTGGACCTGACAGGAACTATGATGTTAGGTTCGTGTCAGGGTGCCTTTCATTTTCAGTGCCGCAAATGTCTTTTCGTGT GTTGACCGACCAGTATGAAGAGGCATCACTGCACTTGTGGGAACTGCTTGAGGGTAGAGACAAGGCTGTTGCAGGGACCACAT ACAAGTCACTGAAGGACACTCTGGACAAAGTACTGCTGAGTGCTTACTTTGACAGAGCACAAACTCATCAGAATGGGACGTGTgtgaaggaagaggagaatgAGGAGCAGACTGTAGTGGCTGAGTCTAAGTCTGAGATGCAGCCATCAGAACCTG aAGGACCAGCCTCTGAAAAATTCACGGAGCCAGTTGAAGTGGAAACTACAGAG TTCATAAACAGACAGTTCATTCCAGAAACCACGTACAGCAGTACAAACCAAGACCAAGTTGAGGAGTGGACAGCAGAGGCTCAG ATGGTAAACTCCCTCCAGCACCAGGCACCTTCACCTGTGGCTGCAGAACCAACTGTTACTGTGAACCATGTCGCTCCAGCTCCGGTCTGTGACCCAGTGGTTAGAAAGCAGGTAGTGCAGGACCTCATGGCCCAGATGCAAGGGACGTACAACTTCATGCAG GACTCCGTGTTGGAGTTTGACGGCCAGGCTCTGGACCCCGCTATTGTGTCTGCCCAGCCGATGAAGCCTGGGCAGACCGTTGACATGCAGCAGATGGGCTGTCCTCCAA CCCTCTCAGAGTCCAGACTTCCTCAAACAAGTACAGTGTCCGGACCACAGGAATCCTCCCAA GTATTTAACATGAATGCACCTGTACCTCCTGCCACTGATGGCCAAGCAGAACCCTTGAAGCAGCCCAGCCAGTTCCCTGGTAACTATGGACCCGGCTTTAGCAGCCAGTCGGAGAGTTCTGTTGAACAGCCGGACATTCCACAGGAGACATTACAGTCAG TCGTCGGTGGCTTTCAGCCCCAAGACCAGGTCCTGCCCTTAGCAGGAGGCCATGAAGAGTCCTCTCCAGGTGCAGGGTTTGGACAGTCGGGACAGTCGTTTTACAACAGCAGAGCAGCGCCCAGGGGGGGACAAAGGAACAGCCGCGGCATGATGAACGGATACAGAGGCTCCTCCAATGGATTTAGAG GGGGGTATGAAGCCTATCGCCCTCCTTTCTCAAACGCTCCTAACAGTGGTTATGGTCAAACCCAGTTCAACACATCCCGAGACTATTCCAATAACACCTACCAACGG GAGGGATATCAGCAAAACTACAAGCGTGGAGCTGCACAAGGACCTCGAGGTTTGTCCAGGGGAAATGCTCAAGCAATGCGATCCTAA
- the caprin1a gene encoding caprin-1a isoform X2, whose protein sequence is MPSATVGNSAVQSATPDLGNGSQCETMKQVLAVMDKKVRNMEKKKSKLDDYQAKKNNGESLNQDQLEALSKYQEIMYNLDFARELQKNFLALGQEVQKAVKKTARREQLQREEMEQRRLKTVLELQFLLDQLGDDSVRQELKRPDATGSPLLTDADLTSLDEFYKLVGPDRNYDVRLTDQYEEASLHLWELLEGRDKAVAGTTYKSLKDTLDKVLLSAYFDRAQTHQNGTCVKEEENEEQTVVAESKSEMQPSEPEGPASEKFTEPVEVETTEFINRQFIPETTYSSTNQDQVEEWTAEAQMVNSLQHQAPSPVAAEPTVTVNHVAPAPVCDPVVRKQVVQDLMAQMQGTYNFMQDSVLEFDGQALDPAIVSAQPMKPGQTVDMQQMGCPPTLSESRLPQTSTVSGPQESSQASMSLSSEQSPAPCPLSSAFPPVSKPSHTGGINVNAAPFQSVQAVFNMNAPVPPATDGQAEPLKQPSQFPGNYGPGFSSQSESSVEQPDIPQETLQSVVGGFQPQDQVLPLAGGHEESSPGAGFGQSGQSFYNSRAAPRGGQRNSRGMMNGYRGSSNGFRGGYEAYRPPFSNAPNSGYGQTQFNTSRDYSNNTYQREGYQQNYKRGAAQGPRGLSRGNAQAMRS, encoded by the exons ATGCCTTCAGCAACGGTTGGCAACAGTGCTGTCCAGTCTGCCACTCCAGACCTGGGAAATGGAAGTCAATGTGAGACCATGAAGCAGGTTCTTGCTGTGATGGACAAGAAGGTTCGCAACATGGAAAAGAAGAAG TCTAAACTGGATGACTACCAGGCGAAGAAGAACAATGGAGAAAGTCTGAATCAAGATCAGTTG GAGGCTTTGTCAAAGTACCAAGAGATCATGTACAACCTTGACTTTGCTCGAGAATTGCAGAAGAACTTCCTTGCATTGGGCCAAGAG GTTCAAAAGGCAGTGAAGAAGACTGCAAGACGGGAACAGCTACAGCGGGAGGAGATGGAACAACGGCGACTGAAGACAGTTTTGGAGCTTCAGTTCTTACTGGACCAGTTGGGAGATGATAGTGTCAGACAGGAGCTCAAACGGCCGGATGCCACTGGGTCCCCTCTGCTCACTGACGCTGACCTCACTTCACTTGACGAGTTTTACAAACTGGTTGGACCTGACAGGAACTATGATGTTAG GTTGACCGACCAGTATGAAGAGGCATCACTGCACTTGTGGGAACTGCTTGAGGGTAGAGACAAGGCTGTTGCAGGGACCACAT ACAAGTCACTGAAGGACACTCTGGACAAAGTACTGCTGAGTGCTTACTTTGACAGAGCACAAACTCATCAGAATGGGACGTGTgtgaaggaagaggagaatgAGGAGCAGACTGTAGTGGCTGAGTCTAAGTCTGAGATGCAGCCATCAGAACCTG aAGGACCAGCCTCTGAAAAATTCACGGAGCCAGTTGAAGTGGAAACTACAGAG TTCATAAACAGACAGTTCATTCCAGAAACCACGTACAGCAGTACAAACCAAGACCAAGTTGAGGAGTGGACAGCAGAGGCTCAG ATGGTAAACTCCCTCCAGCACCAGGCACCTTCACCTGTGGCTGCAGAACCAACTGTTACTGTGAACCATGTCGCTCCAGCTCCGGTCTGTGACCCAGTGGTTAGAAAGCAGGTAGTGCAGGACCTCATGGCCCAGATGCAAGGGACGTACAACTTCATGCAG GACTCCGTGTTGGAGTTTGACGGCCAGGCTCTGGACCCCGCTATTGTGTCTGCCCAGCCGATGAAGCCTGGGCAGACCGTTGACATGCAGCAGATGGGCTGTCCTCCAA CCCTCTCAGAGTCCAGACTTCCTCAAACAAGTACAGTGTCCGGACCACAGGAATCCTCCCAA GCCTCGATGTCTCTATCATCTGAGCAGTCCCCAGCCCCATGTCCCCTGTCCTCTGCCTTCCCACCTGTCTCCAAACCCTCCCATACTGGAGGCATCAATGTCAACGCAGCACCCTTCCAGTCAGTGCAAGCG GTATTTAACATGAATGCACCTGTACCTCCTGCCACTGATGGCCAAGCAGAACCCTTGAAGCAGCCCAGCCAGTTCCCTGGTAACTATGGACCCGGCTTTAGCAGCCAGTCGGAGAGTTCTGTTGAACAGCCGGACATTCCACAGGAGACATTACAGTCAG TCGTCGGTGGCTTTCAGCCCCAAGACCAGGTCCTGCCCTTAGCAGGAGGCCATGAAGAGTCCTCTCCAGGTGCAGGGTTTGGACAGTCGGGACAGTCGTTTTACAACAGCAGAGCAGCGCCCAGGGGGGGACAAAGGAACAGCCGCGGCATGATGAACGGATACAGAGGCTCCTCCAATGGATTTAGAG GGGGGTATGAAGCCTATCGCCCTCCTTTCTCAAACGCTCCTAACAGTGGTTATGGTCAAACCCAGTTCAACACATCCCGAGACTATTCCAATAACACCTACCAACGG GAGGGATATCAGCAAAACTACAAGCGTGGAGCTGCACAAGGACCTCGAGGTTTGTCCAGGGGAAATGCTCAAGCAATGCGATCCTAA
- the nucb2a gene encoding nucleobindin-2a — MRFRSNNKMCRGRALVTGSVLLLVQLLCLEAVPISMDKTKVKEVEGKKEEPPASVDTGLHYDRYLREVIDFLEKDQHFREKLHNTDMEDIKQGKLAKELDFVSHHVRTKLDELKRQEVNRLRTLIKAKQDIEGGNDIAVDHQALLKQFEYLNHMNPHTFEVEDLDRLIKSATKDLENYDKERHDEFKRYEMTKEHDRREHLKTLNENERQKEEEHYQELKKKHADHPKVNHPGSQNQLKEVWEEADGLDPEDFDPKTFFNLHDTNGDGFFDEQELEALFTKELEKIYDPTNEEDDMVEMEEERLRMREHVMNEVDSNKDRLVSLDEFLVATKKKEFLEPDSWETLEQNQAYTDEEMREFEEHLAQQEQDLHMKAVDLQKQRDELERQQDQLNAQKVELQQAVDHMERLKSQKVEPPPEVHVEGNALPEIHAFDDQLHHEQKAQQAHQPEHQAAHDTPQEHHKPPNQILAQQGLPQTHQDLPPGHQEAAQGRNNVP; from the exons ATGAGATTCAGGAGTAATAATAAA ATGTGTCGGGGCCGGGCTCTTGTCACCGGCTCGGTTCTGCTGCTGGTCCAGCTGCTGTGTTTGGAGGCAGTGCCCATCAGTATGGACAAGACTAAAGTCAAGGAggtagaggggaaaaaagaagagccCCCTGCTAGTGTG GATACTGGACTCCACTACGACCGCTACCTCAGAGAAGTGATTGATTTTCTAGAGAAAGATCAGCACTTCAGAGAAAAGCTCCACAATACAGACATGGAGGACATCAAG CAAGGCAAGCTGGCCAAAGAACTGGACTTTGTCAGCCATCATGTTCGAACAAAGCTGGATGAGTTGAAGAGGCAGGAGGTAAACCGACTCCGAACTCTGATTAAGGCCAAGCAAGATATCGAAGGAGGGAATG ACATAGCTGTGGACCACCAGGCTCTGCTGAAACAGTTTGAGTACTTGAACCACATGAACCCACATACATTTGAAGTGGAAGACCTTGATCGGCTCATCAAATCG GCCACTAAAGATCTGGAGAACTACGACAAAGAGAGACACGATGAGTTCAAGAGGTATGAGATGACGAAAGAGCACGACAGACGGGAGCACCTGAAAACACTCAATGAgaatgaaagacagaaagaggaggagcacTATCAGGAGTTGAAGAAGAAGCATGCTGACCATCCTAAAGTCAACCACCCG GGTAGCCAGAATCAACTGAAGGAGGTGTGGGAGGAAGCTGATGGCCTGGACCCTGAAGATTTTGACCCTAAGACCTTTTTCAACCTGCATG ATACCAATGGAGATGGCTTTTTTGATGAACAGGAACTGGAGGCATTGTTCACCAAAGAG CTGGAAAAAATATATGACCCCACCAATGAAGAGGATGATATGgtggagatggaggaagagaggcTACGAATGAGAGAGCATGTTATGAATGAG GTGGATTCTAACAAAGACAGGCTGGTCTCTTTAGATGAGTTCCTAGTTgctacaaagaaaaaagaattcCTGGAGCCAGATAGCTGGGAG ACCCTGGAGCAGAATCAGGCTTACACGGACGAGGAGATGAGGGAGTTTGAGGAGCATCTTGCTCAGCAGGAACAGGACCTCCACATGAAGGCTGTTGACCTccagaaacagagagatgagCTGGAGAGACAACAGGACCAGCTTAATGCACAGAAAGTTGAGCTGCAACAG GCAGTTGATCATATGGAGCGGCTGAAATCACAGAAAGTAGAACCCCCTCCAGAGGTTCATG TTGAAGGCAACGCTCTCCCAGAAATACATGCATTTGATGACCAGTTACATCATGAACAAAAGGCCCAACAAGCCCATCAACCTGAACATCAAGCTGCCCACGATACACCTCAGGAACATCATAAACCTCCAAATCAAATTCTAGCCCAGCAAGGTCTTCCTCAGACACACCAGGATCTGCCCCCAGGCCACCAGGAAGCAGCACAAGGCCGAAATAATGTACCATAA